Proteins encoded in a region of the Nicotiana tomentosiformis chromosome 9, ASM39032v3, whole genome shotgun sequence genome:
- the LOC104110702 gene encoding probable sucrose-phosphate synthase 2 has protein sequence MAGNEWINGYLEAILSSGASAIEDNKTPSSTSHVNNLTGHFNPTKYFVEEVVTGVDETDLHRTWIKVVATRNTRERSSRLENMCWRIWHLARKKKQLEWEDLQRIANRRLEREQGRKDVTEDMSEDLSEGEKGDVLGETPTIDSPRKRFQRNFSNLEVWSDNNKEKKLYIILVSLHGLVRGENMELGRDSDTGGQIKYVVELAKALAKMPGVYRVDLFTRQIASPEVDWSYGEPTEMLNTGPEDGDDTDLGESSGAYIIRIPFGPRDKYLRKELLWPYIQEFVDGALAHIINMSKALGEQIGEGQPVWPYVIHGHYADAGDSAALLSGALNVPMVLTGHSLGRNKLEQLIKQGRQSKEDINSTYRIMRRIEGEELSLDAAELVITSTKQEIDEQWGLYDGFDVKLERVLRARARRGVNCHGRYMPRMAVIPPGMDFSNVVAQEDTADADGDLAALTNADGQSPKAVPAIWSEVMRFLTNPHKPMILALSRPDPKKNITTLVKAFGECRPLRELANLTLIMGNRDDIDEMSAGNASVLTTVLKLVDRYDLYGQVAFPKHHKQSDVPEIYRLAGKTKGVFINPALVEPFGLTLIEAAAHGLPMVATKNGGPVDIHRALNNGLLVDPHDQQAIADALLKLVSEKNLWHECRKNGWKNIHLFSWPEHCRTYLTRVAACRMRHPQWKTDTPSDELAAEESLNDSLKDVQDMSLRLSVDGEKTSLNESFDASAAAGDAVQEQVNRVLSKIKRPETAKQESEGDKKDNVPSKYPMLRRRRKLIVIALDCYNTNGAPQKKMIQIIQEILKAIKSDPQIARVSGFAISTAMSMFELTEFLKSGNIKANDFDALICSSGSEVFYPGTCTEDNGKLYPDPDYSSHIEYRWGGDGLRKTIWKLMNTQEVKQEKSVTSAIEEDVKSSNSHCISYLIKDRSKAKKVDDMRQKLRMRGLRCHLMYCRNSTRMQVVPLLASRAQALRYLFVRWRLNVANMCVILGETGDTDYEELISGTHKTLILKGAVEEGSEDLLRTPGSYLREDVVPPESPLITYTSGNESVEEFANALRQLSRLGK, from the exons ATGGCTGGAAATGAATGGATAAATGGGTATTTAGAAGCTATATTAAGCAGTGGAGCATCAGCTATAGAAGATAAtaaaacaccatcatcaacatcaCATGTGAATAATTTAACAGGTCATTTTAATCCAACAAAGTATTTTGTTGAAGAAGTTGTAACAGGAGTTGATGAAACTGATCTTCATAGAACATGGATCAAAGTTGTGGCTACAAGAAATACAAGGGAGAGAAGTTCAAGATTGGAGAATATGTGTTGGCGCATTTGGCATCTTGCTCGCAAGAAGAAGCAG TTGGAATGGGAAGATCTCCAGAGGATAGCAAACAGGAGATTGGAACGAGAACAAGGACGCAAAGACGTTACAGAGGACATGTCGGAAGACTTGTCTGAAGGGGAAAAGGGTGATGTTTTAGGGGAGACACCAACAATTGACAGCCCCAGGAAAAGGTTTCAGAGGAACTTTTCCAATTTGGAAGTGTGGTCAGACAACAACAAGGAAAAGAAGCTTTATATCATCCTAGTTAG TTTGCATGGATTGGTCCGAGGTGAAAATATGGAGCTTGGTCGTGATTCTGATACCGGTGGTCAG ATTAAGTATGTTGTGGAGCTTGCTAAAGCACTTGCTAAGATGCCCGGTGTATATAGAGTTGATCTATTCACTCGCCAAATTGCGTCACCTGAAGTGGATTGGAGCTATGGTGAGCCGACAGAGATGTTAAACACAGGTCCTGAAGATGGTGATGACACTGATCTCGGAGAAAGTAGCGGAGCTTATATCATAAGGATACCCTTTGGTCCTCGTGATAAGTACCTCCGGAAAGAATTATTATGGCCTTATATTCAGGAGTTTGTAGATGGAGCTCTTGCGCACATCATTAATATGTCAAAGGCTTTGGGTGAACAAATAGGTGAAGGCCAACCTGTTTGGCCATATGTAATTCACGGTCATTATGCCGATGCAGGGGATAGTGCTGCTCTCCTTTCGGGCGCTTTAAATGTCCCGATGGTCCTAACGGGACATTCACTCGGTAGAAACAAGCTAGAACAGCTTATCAAGCAAGGCAGGCAATCAAAGGAGGATATTAATTCAACATATAGGATCATGAGGAGGATTGAAGGTGAGGAGCTCTCATTGGATGCTGCGGAACTCGTTATCACAAGCACCAAACAAGAGATTGATGAACAATGGGGACTATATGATGGATTTGATGTAAAACTTGAGAGAGTTTTAAGAGCTCGTGCAAGACGAGGAGTCAATTGCCATGGTCGCTACATGCCAAGGATGGCG GTTATTCCTCCTGGAATGGACTTCAGTAATGTTGTGGCTCAGGAAGACACAGCTGATGCTGACGGGGATCTTGCAGCACTCACTAATGCTGATGGACAATCGCCTAAAGCGGTCCCCGCCATATGGTCTGAG GTCATGCGTTTTCTAACAAATCCACATAAGCCAATGATTCTGGCATTGTCCAGACCAGATCCAAAGAAAAATATAACCACTCTCGTGAAGGCCTTTGGAGAATGTCGCCCGCTAAGGGAGCTTGCTAATCTG ACACTTATAATGGGAAATAGAGATGACATAGACGAGATGTCGGCAGGAAATGCTAGTGTGCTCACAACTGTTCTGAAGTTGGTTGATAGGTATGACCTTTATGGCCAAGTCGCCTTCCCAAAACATCACAAGCAAAGCGACGTTCCAGAGATATACCGTCTTGCTGGCAAAACGAAG GGAGTATTCATAAATCCAGCTTTAGTTGAACCCTTCGGACTGACTCTAATTGAG GCTGCTGCACATGGACTTCCTATGGTCGCTACTAAGAATGGCGGTCCAGTTGATATTCATCGG GCACTTAACAACGGATTGCTCGTGGATCCACATGATCAGCAAGCAATTGCCGATGCACTACTTAAATTAGTATCAGAGAAGAACCTGTGGCACGAGTGTAGGAAGAACGGTTGGAAGAACATACACCTATTTTCATGGCCCGAACATTGTCGAACATACTTAACCAGAGTTGCTGCATGTCGAATGAGACACCCGCAATGGAAAACCGACACTCCATCAGATGAACTGGCTGCGGAAGAGTCCTTGAATGATTCACTCAAAGACGTGCAAGATATGTCCTTACGACTGTCTGTTGACGGAGAAAAGACATCATTAAATGAATCATTTGATGCGTCTGCGGCAGCTGGTGATGCAGTACAAGAGCAAGTTAATCGGGTTTTAAGCAAAATAAAGAGACCGGAGACAGCTAAACAAGAGTCCGAGGGTGACAAAAAGGACAATGTTCCTAGCAAATATCCCATGTTACGGAGGCGACGTAAATTAATTGTAATCGCTCTAGATTGCTACAACACAAACGGTGCTCCTCAAAAGAAAATGATTCAGATAATCCAGGAGATTCTTAAGGCCATTAAGTCAGATCCACAGATTGCAAGAGTATCAGGATTTGCTATCTCAACAGCTATGTCGATGTTCGAACTGACAGAATTTCTAAAATCTGGAAACATTAAAGCAAATGATTTTGATGCTTTAATCTGTAGCAGCGGGAGCGAAGTGTTTTATCCAGGAACTTGCACTGAAGACAACGGCAAGCTTTATCCGGACCCTGACTATTCGTCACACATTGAATATCGGTGGGGTGGCGATGGTTTAAGGAAAACGATTTGGAAATTAATGAATACACAAGAAGTTAAACAGGAGAAATCTGTCACTAGTGCTATTGAGGAAGATGTGAAATCAAGCAATTCCCATTGCATTTCCTACTTGATCAAGGATCGCAGTAAG GCAAAGAAGGTAGATGATATGAGACAGAAGCTTAGGATGAGGGGTCTTCGCTGCCATTTGATGTATTGCAGGAATTCAACACGAATGCAAGTTGTTCCGCTCCTTGCATCGCGGGCGCAGGCACTCAG GTATCTTTTTGTACGCTGGAGATTAAACGTGGCGAACATGTGTGTCATACTCGGCGAAACTGGAGATACAGATTATGAGGAACTTATATCCGGAACCCACAAAACACTGATCTTGAAAGGGGCTGTCGAGGAAGGCTCGGAGGATCTGCTAAGAACACCAGGGAGCTACCTAAGAGAAGACGTCGTTCCACCAGAGAGCCCCCTGATCACGTATACCAGCGGAAACGAATCAGTGGAAGAGTTTGCCAATGCATTGAGGCAATTGTCTAGATTAGGCAAATAA